Proteins encoded by one window of Marixanthomonas sp. SCSIO 43207:
- a CDS encoding DUF368 domain-containing protein, with product MPKRNFIQYLIITAKGLAMGAADVVPGVSGGTIAFISGIYEELIETIHKLDLGFFKLWKKENFLTAWKTYNLPFLLALFSGVAISILSLAKLITFLLTNHPILVWSFFFGLVIASILYVGKQVTRWNVAVIIALILAAAFAYFITLAEPLGTVESNWFLFFAGFVAIIAMILPGISGAFILLLLGAYTAIIGTLSQLGEGLSTMNWKVISDAVLKILIFLVGAVVGLKVFSKVLNWMFKHYKNLTLAVLTGFMIGALNKIWPWKEVLSYRSNSHGEKVPFIEKSILPTQYPDEPQIFLAVLFMVLGFLSIFILERVAVSKSN from the coding sequence ATGCCAAAACGTAATTTTATACAATACCTTATCATAACTGCCAAGGGATTGGCAATGGGTGCCGCAGATGTGGTTCCGGGAGTCTCTGGAGGAACAATCGCCTTTATATCGGGTATCTATGAAGAGTTAATAGAAACCATTCATAAACTTGATTTAGGTTTTTTTAAACTTTGGAAAAAAGAAAACTTTTTAACAGCTTGGAAAACCTATAACCTTCCTTTTTTATTGGCTTTATTTTCTGGTGTGGCTATCAGTATTTTGTCATTAGCAAAACTGATCACCTTTTTACTTACCAATCATCCTATACTGGTATGGTCATTCTTTTTCGGATTGGTAATCGCCAGTATTTTATATGTAGGAAAACAAGTTACTAGATGGAATGTAGCTGTTATTATAGCATTGATTCTCGCTGCAGCATTTGCTTATTTTATAACCCTTGCCGAACCTCTTGGAACCGTTGAAAGTAATTGGTTTTTATTTTTTGCAGGATTTGTAGCTATCATCGCTATGATATTACCAGGAATAAGCGGTGCTTTCATCTTATTATTACTAGGAGCTTATACAGCTATTATCGGTACATTATCACAACTAGGGGAAGGACTTTCAACGATGAATTGGAAAGTAATATCTGATGCTGTACTTAAAATTTTAATCTTTCTAGTAGGTGCCGTTGTGGGATTAAAAGTATTTTCGAAGGTATTAAACTGGATGTTTAAACATTATAAAAACTTGACTCTAGCAGTATTAACTGGGTTTATGATTGGTGCGTTAAACAAAATATGGCCTTGGAAAGAAGTACTATCCTATAGAAGTAACTCTCACGGAGAGAAAGTTCCGTTTATTGAAAAAAGCATTTTGCCCACACAATATCCAGACGAACCTCAAATATTTTTGGCCGTTCTTTTTATGGTCTTAGGCTTTCTAAGTATCTTTATTTTAGAACGAGTAGCTGTTTCAAAAAGTAACTAA
- a CDS encoding DUF368 domain-containing protein, with product MHEERSFNDKVWLVLKGLAMGAANKVPGVSGGVVAFVAGFYEEFIYSLQKINRKAAGLLLDGRFKSFFQYINGRFLGLLILGMIISYFSVSKILDFLLLNYELFVWSTFFGMIIGSIYYIAKDFGDWNRKYIAYLLCGIIAGVAISFLEPAKENSNLIFVFFCGIIGVSGMTLPGLSGSFILILLGNYVLLLVDSVNALYDTFIDLAQFDFSFTGDSERIKLLKVLASFASGSLVGLVSLSHLLAYVLKRFKKATYAVIIGFISGSLGVVWPWKEKIYALDAFGNIKFDANDREIITGYDRYWPSEFSFDTLWAIFFIFVGILIVLSLDWYQKIRLNNNG from the coding sequence ATGCACGAAGAAAGATCCTTTAATGATAAAGTTTGGCTTGTATTAAAAGGTCTTGCCATGGGAGCTGCCAACAAAGTTCCCGGGGTTTCGGGAGGTGTCGTTGCATTTGTCGCAGGGTTTTATGAAGAATTTATTTATTCCCTTCAAAAAATAAATAGAAAAGCCGCTGGTCTTCTTCTTGACGGTCGTTTTAAAAGTTTTTTTCAATATATAAATGGTCGCTTTTTAGGTCTACTTATATTAGGGATGATCATTAGCTACTTTAGCGTTTCAAAAATATTAGACTTTCTTTTATTAAATTATGAACTGTTTGTGTGGAGTACCTTTTTTGGTATGATAATAGGTTCAATTTATTACATTGCCAAAGATTTTGGTGATTGGAACAGAAAATACATTGCCTATCTCTTATGCGGTATTATTGCCGGTGTAGCTATAAGCTTTCTAGAACCCGCCAAAGAAAACAGCAACCTTATATTTGTATTTTTCTGTGGCATTATTGGAGTTTCAGGAATGACATTACCGGGTCTTTCCGGTTCATTTATATTAATTCTTTTAGGAAATTATGTTTTATTACTCGTAGACTCTGTAAATGCTTTATATGATACTTTTATAGATCTAGCTCAGTTTGATTTCAGTTTTACCGGTGATTCAGAACGTATAAAGTTATTAAAAGTTTTAGCCTCTTTTGCGTCGGGCTCGTTAGTAGGATTGGTCTCTTTATCACATTTACTAGCTTACGTATTAAAACGGTTTAAAAAAGCAACCTATGCCGTAATTATTGGGTTTATTTCTGGCTCGCTGGGCGTAGTATGGCCTTGGAAAGAAAAAATATATGCACTTGATGCCTTCGGAAATATAAAATTTGATGCTAATGATAGAGAAATCATTACCGGATATGACCGGTATTGGCCATCAGAATTTTCGTTCGATACCCTTTGGGCTATTTTCTTTATTTTCGTGGGCATATTGATTGTGTTAAGTTTAGATTGGTATCAAAAAATAAGACTCAATAACAATGGCTAA
- a CDS encoding shikimate dehydrogenase has protein sequence MAKYGLVGKDIAYSFSKTFFSIKFEKENRQDTYHNFDIESIDQFPKIISENPDLKGLNVTIPYKEAIIPFLDRIDKEAQEIGAINTIKFQNDGSLKGYNTDHYGFAKALANFLPLKDKSALILGTGGASKAIKYVLKTMGFRYQVVSRKKTESTITYSSLNKQIIEDHCLIINCTPLGTSPNISACPTIPYQFISKDHLLFDLIYNPSQTEFLKLGRAQGAKTSNGLKMLEHQAKKAWKIWRS, from the coding sequence ATGGCTAAATATGGGCTTGTAGGTAAAGACATTGCTTACTCATTTTCAAAAACATTCTTTTCTATAAAATTTGAAAAAGAAAATCGGCAAGATACGTACCACAATTTTGATATTGAATCTATTGATCAATTTCCCAAAATCATTTCTGAAAATCCAGATTTAAAAGGTCTTAACGTCACCATTCCTTATAAAGAAGCAATTATTCCTTTTTTAGATCGTATTGATAAAGAAGCACAAGAAATAGGAGCTATAAACACCATAAAATTTCAAAATGACGGTAGCTTAAAAGGCTATAATACAGATCATTATGGCTTTGCAAAAGCTCTTGCCAATTTTCTACCTTTAAAAGACAAATCTGCATTAATACTGGGTACTGGCGGAGCCTCAAAAGCAATTAAGTACGTTTTAAAAACCATGGGGTTCAGGTACCAAGTTGTTTCTAGAAAAAAGACAGAATCCACCATTACCTATTCAAGCCTGAACAAACAAATTATTGAAGACCACTGTTTAATCATTAATTGTACCCCATTAGGTACATCACCAAATATATCTGCTTGTCCCACTATTCCGTACCAATTTATCTCGAAAGACCACCTTCTTTTTGACTTGATTTATAATCCTTCACAAACCGAATTTTTAAAGCTAGGTCGCGCTCAAGGAGCCAAAACGAGCAACGGCCTTAAAATGCTAGAGCATCAAGCAAAGAAAGCTTGGAAAATCTGGCGATCATAA
- a CDS encoding DUF349 domain-containing protein: protein MSDEKTEKEEVKKPVSETKSVDTPSEEKTVEKQETKEDAEVLEKALVDEAEKEETPEEKVSAENASKEKEAKAEADSEDENQDDEEEVASSDDEEKDDDDDESKDYSELSEKELIREFKNLLDNKPVQNIKNDIEEIRSEFNSKFNDVLEQKKEEFLAEGGNIIDFHYSTPLKKEFNSLYFDYKEKRNNYYKNLKKDLNANLAKRQELIEELKGLLNAEESMGKTYNHFKDIQTRWHEAGPIPRDKYNLVWNNYHHHVENFYDFLHLNREFRDMDFKHNLEQKLKLISRAEELAQEENTNKAFRELQMLHKMWKEDVGPVAKEYREEVWEKFSEATKVIHDKRHAFLEEQEKEYEANYEVKKELISQINQLTQNTKSNHHAWQNAIKKVQELRDAYFAAGKVPRALNKGIWNAFKEATRTFNRTKNAFYKNQKKEQYVNLEKKRELVKIAEDNKDSDDLEATTPLMKKIQSDWKKIGHVPRKHSDKVWKQFKAACNHYFDRLHAQKDEEKEEEKEHFSQKEALLESMEKLELSGDHKEDLKTIKNKINEWKKIGRVPYKKRNIEQKFNKTLDGLFQQLDVSKKDAELIKFENKLNTLTNREDERKLKNEHFFISKKINETKDEIRQLENNLSFFKNVEDDNPLVKEVHKNIAKHKEQLEVWKAKLSKIKSVRDA, encoded by the coding sequence ATGTCTGACGAAAAAACGGAAAAAGAAGAAGTAAAAAAACCAGTTTCAGAAACTAAATCTGTAGATACACCTTCAGAAGAAAAAACTGTTGAAAAACAAGAAACGAAAGAAGATGCTGAAGTTTTGGAAAAAGCCTTAGTAGACGAAGCTGAAAAGGAAGAAACTCCTGAAGAAAAAGTAAGCGCAGAAAACGCATCTAAAGAAAAAGAGGCAAAAGCTGAAGCAGATTCAGAAGATGAAAACCAAGATGATGAGGAAGAGGTAGCTTCTTCAGACGATGAAGAAAAAGACGACGATGATGATGAAAGTAAGGACTATAGCGAGCTTTCAGAAAAAGAATTGATTCGTGAGTTTAAAAACCTGCTTGACAACAAGCCCGTTCAAAATATTAAAAATGATATTGAAGAGATTCGTTCAGAATTTAATTCAAAATTCAATGATGTTTTAGAACAAAAGAAAGAAGAATTTTTAGCCGAAGGCGGAAATATTATTGACTTTCACTACTCTACTCCTTTAAAAAAGGAATTTAACTCGCTCTACTTTGACTACAAAGAAAAGCGAAACAACTACTATAAAAACCTAAAAAAAGATTTAAACGCAAATCTTGCAAAAAGACAAGAGTTAATTGAAGAGTTGAAAGGACTATTAAATGCTGAAGAAAGCATGGGTAAAACCTACAACCACTTCAAAGACATTCAAACACGTTGGCATGAAGCGGGGCCAATTCCACGAGATAAATACAACCTAGTTTGGAATAATTACCACCATCACGTAGAAAACTTTTATGATTTTCTTCATTTAAACAGGGAGTTTCGGGATATGGATTTTAAACATAACCTGGAACAAAAGCTGAAGTTAATTAGTAGAGCCGAAGAACTTGCTCAAGAAGAAAACACCAATAAAGCTTTCAGAGAGCTACAAATGCTTCATAAAATGTGGAAAGAAGATGTAGGTCCTGTTGCCAAAGAATATAGAGAAGAAGTTTGGGAAAAGTTTAGTGAAGCTACAAAAGTAATTCATGATAAACGACACGCATTTCTTGAAGAGCAAGAAAAAGAATATGAAGCCAATTATGAGGTGAAGAAAGAGTTGATAAGTCAAATAAATCAATTGACCCAAAACACAAAATCAAACCATCACGCTTGGCAAAATGCTATTAAAAAAGTACAAGAATTGCGAGACGCCTATTTTGCAGCAGGAAAAGTACCAAGAGCTTTAAACAAAGGTATCTGGAATGCTTTTAAAGAAGCTACTCGCACCTTTAACCGAACAAAAAATGCATTTTATAAAAACCAGAAAAAAGAACAATACGTTAATCTTGAAAAGAAACGAGAGCTGGTAAAAATAGCCGAAGACAATAAGGATAGTGACGATCTAGAAGCGACTACTCCTTTAATGAAAAAGATTCAATCTGATTGGAAAAAGATAGGTCACGTACCTAGAAAACACAGCGATAAAGTTTGGAAGCAATTTAAAGCTGCTTGTAATCATTATTTTGACAGGTTACATGCGCAGAAAGATGAAGAAAAGGAAGAAGAGAAAGAACATTTCAGTCAAAAGGAAGCGCTGCTTGAAAGTATGGAAAAACTTGAGTTGAGTGGCGACCACAAAGAAGACCTTAAGACTATAAAAAATAAAATTAACGAATGGAAAAAAATTGGTCGCGTACCCTATAAAAAACGTAACATTGAACAAAAATTCAATAAAACGTTAGACGGGCTATTTCAGCAACTAGACGTAAGTAAAAAAGATGCAGAGCTTATCAAGTTTGAAAATAAGCTTAACACACTTACCAATCGTGAAGATGAACGAAAGTTGAAAAATGAGCATTTCTTTATTTCGAAAAAAATAAACGAAACAAAAGATGAAATAAGACAACTTGAAAATAATTTAAGTTTCTTTAAAAACGTAGAAGACGATAATCCATTGGTTAAAGAAGTACACAAAAATATTGCAAAACACAAAGAACAACTAGAAGTTTGGAAAGCTAAACTTTCTAAAATTAAATCGGTTAGGGACGCATAA
- a CDS encoding class I SAM-dependent methyltransferase, which translates to MASCPLCHSNIDKPFYINDNATFYKCGVCSLLSKSAQDFPSLSEEKERYLYHNNNPSDNGYQEFVSPIVKAIERDFSKESKGLDFGAGTGPVVSKLLSEKGFSVTLYDAFFYPNEAALNTRYDYIFCCEVIEHFHSPNEEFSLFKKLLKPNGKLYCMTSIYDSSINFENWYYKNDVTHVVFYTERTLNWIQKKFDYSSVEIKDRLIVFST; encoded by the coding sequence ATGGCCTCTTGCCCACTTTGTCATAGCAACATAGATAAACCCTTTTACATTAACGATAACGCCACATTCTATAAATGTGGCGTTTGTTCTTTATTGTCTAAAAGCGCACAAGATTTCCCATCACTTAGTGAAGAGAAAGAACGCTATTTATATCATAACAATAATCCTAGCGATAATGGTTATCAAGAATTTGTATCGCCAATTGTAAAAGCTATTGAGAGGGATTTTTCAAAAGAAAGTAAGGGTTTAGATTTTGGCGCAGGGACAGGTCCTGTGGTTAGTAAGTTACTTTCAGAAAAAGGTTTTTCTGTTACGCTATATGATGCATTTTTTTATCCAAACGAAGCTGCTTTAAATACTCGGTATGATTATATTTTTTGTTGTGAAGTGATTGAACATTTTCACTCCCCTAATGAAGAATTTTCTCTCTTTAAAAAGCTATTAAAGCCTAACGGGAAGCTTTATTGTATGACGAGCATTTATGATTCTAGCATAAATTTTGAAAATTGGTATTATAAAAACGATGTTACGCACGTAGTTTTTTATACCGAAAGAACTTTAAATTGGATTCAAAAAAAGTTTGATTATTCTAGTGTTGAAATCAAAGATAGATTGATTGTTTTTTCTACTTAA
- the mazG gene encoding nucleoside triphosphate pyrophosphohydrolase, translating into MNSRKDQLQAFDRLLTIMDELREQCPWDKKQTMQSLRHLTIEETYELGDAILDNDLDEVKGELGDLLLHIVFYAKIGSETNDFDIADVLHQICEKLISRHPHIYGDVDVANEEEVKQNWENLKLKEGKKSVLQGVPKSLPALVKANRIQDKVAGVGFDWEQPEQVFEKLKEELEELQHEVTENNTDKIEAEFGDVLFSMINYARFLKVNPENALERTNKKFINRFQYLESKAKEKGIALKEMTLEEMDVFWEEAKRL; encoded by the coding sequence ATGAACTCTAGAAAAGACCAATTACAAGCTTTTGATCGCTTATTAACGATTATGGATGAATTGCGTGAGCAATGCCCGTGGGATAAAAAGCAAACCATGCAAAGCTTACGTCATTTGACCATAGAAGAAACCTATGAACTTGGCGATGCGATTCTAGATAATGATCTTGATGAAGTAAAAGGAGAGTTAGGCGATCTATTACTGCATATTGTATTTTATGCAAAAATAGGAAGTGAAACCAATGATTTTGATATAGCAGATGTGTTACATCAAATTTGCGAAAAATTGATTTCTCGTCATCCACATATCTACGGTGATGTTGATGTTGCTAATGAAGAAGAAGTAAAACAAAACTGGGAAAACTTAAAGCTGAAAGAAGGTAAAAAGAGTGTGTTACAAGGTGTTCCAAAGTCATTACCGGCCCTAGTTAAAGCCAATAGAATTCAAGATAAAGTAGCCGGTGTAGGTTTTGATTGGGAGCAGCCTGAGCAGGTCTTTGAAAAACTGAAAGAAGAGCTTGAAGAATTACAACACGAAGTGACCGAAAATAATACCGATAAAATTGAAGCCGAATTTGGTGATGTTCTTTTTTCAATGATTAATTATGCGAGATTTTTAAAAGTAAATCCCGAAAATGCCTTAGAACGAACCAATAAAAAGTTCATTAACCGTTTTCAGTATTTGGAAAGTAAAGCAAAAGAAAAAGGAATCGCTTTAAAAGAAATGACTCTAGAAGAAATGGATGTTTTTTGGGAAGAAGCCAAACGTTTGTAG
- the nhaA gene encoding Na+/H+ antiporter NhaA: MIREKIITPFKKFIQIEALSGILLLAATIVALIWANSPYGDLYQSIWQYKIGISIQDFELNKPLILWINDGLMAVFFFLIGLEIKREFLIGELNSVKKVAFPLFGAIGGMTVPVLIFVLLNQNPATLEGWAIPMATDIAFALAVLKLLGNRVPLSLKVFLTAFAIVDDIGAVMVIAVFYSGSLKLGLLGIALGLLAVLYFISFRGYYSKFLLFIFGVVIWTLFLKAGIHPTIAGILLAFSIPVRQKIYTTDFIDILVDITSNIKKAEVIDKPILSNEQIQTIDDLEDWTGKFQSPLQHLEHSLHGWVAYLIIPVFAFANAGVALNSDVPLDTTLMTIIAASLVLGNSIGVTTIVLFAQKIKLITIPSDITTKHIIGVSFLAGIGFTMSIFVASLAFNNSPSYIDSAKTGILLGSLVSAVIGFTILRIGSVKKYKRMK, from the coding sequence ATGATTCGAGAAAAAATTATTACTCCTTTTAAAAAGTTTATTCAAATTGAAGCGTTAAGTGGTATTTTATTACTTGCTGCTACAATTGTTGCTTTAATTTGGGCTAATTCACCTTATGGAGATTTGTACCAATCAATCTGGCAATATAAAATTGGTATTTCTATTCAGGATTTTGAATTAAATAAACCTCTTATTTTATGGATTAATGATGGCTTAATGGCGGTCTTTTTCTTTTTAATTGGTTTAGAAATTAAAAGGGAATTTTTAATTGGTGAATTGAATAGCGTTAAAAAAGTTGCATTTCCTCTCTTTGGCGCTATAGGAGGTATGACCGTTCCCGTGCTTATTTTTGTTCTTCTTAACCAAAACCCAGCTACGCTAGAAGGTTGGGCTATCCCAATGGCAACTGATATTGCCTTTGCATTAGCAGTTTTAAAATTATTGGGCAATAGAGTTCCGTTAAGTTTAAAAGTATTTTTAACAGCGTTTGCAATAGTTGATGATATAGGAGCTGTGATGGTTATTGCTGTTTTTTATAGCGGAAGTTTAAAGCTAGGTTTGCTAGGGATTGCTTTAGGCCTATTGGCTGTTCTATATTTTATTTCTTTTAGAGGATATTACTCAAAGTTTTTACTTTTTATTTTTGGTGTAGTTATTTGGACTCTTTTTTTAAAGGCTGGAATTCATCCTACAATCGCTGGAATATTACTAGCTTTTTCTATTCCTGTAAGACAAAAAATTTACACAACCGATTTTATTGATATTCTTGTTGATATTACCAGTAACATTAAAAAAGCTGAAGTGATAGATAAGCCTATATTGTCAAATGAGCAAATACAAACTATTGATGACCTAGAAGATTGGACCGGAAAATTTCAAAGTCCATTACAACATCTAGAACACTCACTGCACGGTTGGGTTGCTTACCTTATTATCCCAGTTTTTGCATTTGCCAATGCAGGAGTTGCTCTTAATAGTGATGTTCCTTTAGACACTACATTAATGACTATTATAGCCGCTTCTTTAGTTCTGGGTAATAGTATTGGTGTTACCACTATTGTTTTGTTTGCTCAAAAAATTAAATTAATAACTATACCGAGTGACATTACAACAAAACACATTATTGGAGTTTCGTTTTTAGCTGGAATTGGTTTTACCATGTCTATTTTTGTAGCCAGTCTAGCCTTTAACAATAGTCCGAGTTATATAGATTCTGCAAAAACGGGAATTTTATTAGGTTCTTTAGTTTCGGCTGTGATAGGCTTTACAATTTTAAGAATAGGTTCTGTAAAAAAATATAAACGAATGAAATAA
- a CDS encoding DUF5606 domain-containing protein, with amino-acid sequence MSLEKILSISGKPGLYKLKTQTRSGFLAESLIDGKKINVSGRHNVSLLSEIAIYTLTEEVPIREVFAKISEKENGGEAISHKEPKIKLEEYFFEVLPDYDEDRVYPGDIKKVIQWYNLLHKNGITDFSEADASKEEAISEEE; translated from the coding sequence ATGAGTTTAGAAAAAATATTATCTATTTCAGGAAAACCGGGATTGTATAAGTTAAAAACACAAACCCGTAGTGGTTTTTTAGCCGAGTCATTAATTGACGGAAAAAAAATTAACGTAAGTGGTCGTCACAATGTAAGTTTATTAAGCGAGATTGCCATATACACACTTACTGAAGAAGTACCTATTAGAGAAGTGTTTGCAAAAATTTCTGAAAAGGAAAATGGAGGTGAAGCAATAAGCCATAAAGAGCCAAAAATTAAACTAGAAGAATACTTTTTTGAGGTATTACCAGATTATGATGAAGATCGTGTATATCCAGGTGATATTAAAAAAGTAATACAATGGTACAATTTGCTTCATAAAAACGGTATTACAGATTTCTCTGAAGCCGATGCATCTAAAGAAGAAGCAATTTCAGAAGAAGAATAA
- the def gene encoding peptide deformylase, with protein sequence MILPIVAYGDPVLRKEAKEIDADYPKLNELLENMYETMYAARGVGLAAPQIGLPIRIFIVDASPFADDEELTKEEQKELEGFKKTFINARILEEHGDEWAFNEGCLSIPEVREDVFRQPEIVIEYEDENFKTHKETITGIAARIVQHEYDHIEGILFTDKLSPLKKRLIKSKLNKISTGKINIDYRMRFPKAKKKR encoded by the coding sequence ATGATTTTACCAATTGTAGCTTACGGAGACCCCGTTTTACGAAAAGAAGCCAAAGAAATTGATGCAGATTATCCAAAGCTAAACGAACTGCTTGAAAACATGTATGAAACCATGTATGCCGCACGAGGAGTTGGTCTGGCAGCCCCTCAAATAGGTCTTCCCATTCGTATTTTTATTGTTGATGCATCACCATTTGCAGATGATGAAGAGTTAACCAAAGAAGAGCAAAAAGAATTGGAAGGGTTTAAAAAAACATTTATTAATGCTCGTATACTTGAAGAGCACGGAGATGAGTGGGCATTTAATGAAGGCTGTTTAAGCATTCCTGAAGTTAGAGAAGATGTATTTCGTCAACCAGAAATAGTTATTGAGTATGAAGATGAAAATTTCAAAACTCATAAGGAAACCATTACAGGAATAGCAGCCCGTATTGTGCAGCATGAGTACGATCATATTGAAGGTATTCTATTTACAGATAAGCTTTCACCACTTAAAAAACGACTTATTAAAAGTAAGTTGAATAAGATTTCTACCGGAAAAATTAATATAGATTATAGAATGCGTTTCCCAAAAGCAAAAAAGAAACGTTAA
- the ruvX gene encoding Holliday junction resolvase RuvX, whose protein sequence is MGRILAIDYGTKRTGIAITDELQLIASGLTTVPTKELLDFLKKYIKSETVDLILIGEPTQKDGTASSVEVHIKEFIKSFSETFPKIEIKRVDERYTSKMAFQTMIDSGLKKKQRRNKALIDEISATIILQEYLYNK, encoded by the coding sequence ATGGGACGCATTTTAGCCATAGATTACGGTACAAAACGCACCGGGATTGCTATAACTGACGAGTTACAGTTAATAGCCTCTGGGTTGACGACTGTGCCAACAAAAGAACTACTTGATTTTTTAAAAAAATACATCAAATCTGAAACAGTCGATTTGATATTAATTGGCGAACCTACCCAAAAGGACGGAACGGCAAGTAGTGTAGAAGTTCATATTAAAGAATTTATAAAATCTTTTTCTGAAACATTTCCGAAGATAGAAATTAAAAGAGTAGATGAACGTTATACCAGTAAAATGGCTTTTCAAACCATGATTGACAGTGGGTTAAAGAAAAAACAACGTAGAAATAAAGCGCTTATTGATGAAATAAGTGCAACCATAATTTTACAAGAATACTTATACAACAAATAG
- a CDS encoding 2,3,4,5-tetrahydropyridine-2,6-dicarboxylate N-succinyltransferase produces MSQLQQIIEKAWDDRSLLQDDETIHAIREVVKLCDEGKLRCAEPTEDGWQVNEWVKKAVVLYFPIQKMETMEAGIFEYHDKIPLKSGYKEKGVRVVPHAVARHGAYVSKGVIMMPSYVNIGAYVDEGTMVDTWATVGSCAQIGKNVHLSGGVGIGGVLEPLQAAPVIIEDNAFIGSRCIVVEGVRVEKEAVLGANVVLTASTKIIDVTGDKPIETKGLIPARSVVIPGSYTKKFPAGEYQVPCALIIGKRKESTNKKTSLNDALREYNVAV; encoded by the coding sequence ATGAGCCAATTACAACAAATTATTGAGAAAGCTTGGGACGATCGTTCTTTGCTTCAAGACGATGAAACAATACATGCCATTAGAGAGGTTGTAAAATTATGTGATGAAGGTAAACTACGCTGTGCAGAGCCAACAGAAGACGGCTGGCAAGTAAATGAATGGGTAAAAAAAGCAGTGGTTTTATACTTCCCAATTCAGAAAATGGAAACGATGGAAGCCGGTATTTTTGAATACCACGATAAAATTCCTTTAAAAAGTGGATATAAAGAAAAAGGTGTTCGTGTAGTTCCGCACGCTGTTGCAAGACACGGTGCTTATGTTTCAAAAGGCGTTATAATGATGCCTAGTTATGTAAATATTGGCGCTTATGTAGATGAGGGGACTATGGTAGATACTTGGGCAACAGTAGGAAGTTGTGCTCAAATTGGTAAAAATGTACATCTTAGTGGTGGTGTAGGCATTGGTGGAGTTTTAGAACCTTTACAAGCAGCACCTGTAATCATTGAGGATAATGCTTTTATTGGCTCTCGCTGTATTGTAGTAGAAGGTGTACGTGTAGAGAAAGAAGCTGTCTTGGGTGCCAATGTTGTATTAACTGCTTCAACAAAAATAATTGATGTTACTGGTGATAAACCTATTGAAACAAAAGGATTAATTCCGGCTCGTTCTGTAGTTATTCCTGGAAGTTATACCAAGAAATTTCCGGCTGGAGAATATCAAGTACCTTGTGCATTAATTATTGGAAAAAGGAAAGAAAGCACCAATAAAAAAACATCATTAAACGACGCACTGCGTGAATATAATGTTGCTGTTTAA